The genomic interval GCGCCTGCTTTACGCGCTCTTCAATCGTTCTTAAAAATGAAGGCGCTTATGCCGAAGCAAAGTACATGGTCTTTGGAAACCACATGGAATACGTGTATACATTGAAGCCCGGAATTGAAAAATAATCATCCTAAAGCTCCTTGGAATGATTAGCGCACCCCTTTGGGGGTGCGTTCTTTTTATAGCGGCTGCTAGACTTCGCCGATGCGGGCCATTTTAAGGAGCGGCATGCCGGCTTCGCGGCACTCGGCGAGGTCGATATCGAAATCGATGCTCCAGTCGTTGAAATCTTCTTCGTCTTGCAGCATTTGCTGGATATGCATTATGTTGCCTTCGTAAGTCACAATCGTGTGCCGCAGCGAACGTCCTTCGACGTCGAGGCGGAAATTGTGGTGTTCCGCGGTGTAGGCGGCCATGATTTCGAGCAGACGCGGCTCCGTCCAGGGTTTGCCTTCGCCGTCTACGAGCATTTGGCCTTCGGCGAGGTCGTCGGCGAGCAAGTCCAAGACGTCGCTGTAGGCCTGCTTTTGCAAGGCGCTCATGAGCTGGAAGATGCGCTGACGAACCATGGTGAGGAAACGCTTCTTGTCGTAGGTAATGTCGGCGGCAATCTTGTCTGCGCCAAAGGCGGTTTCCTGTTCGGTGGCGCCTGCGGCTTCCATGCGCTTCTGGTAGTCTTCGGGGTGGGCCATCTTTTCCCATTCTTCGAGCAGGCTCGAGTCCGTGCGGCGAATCATGTCGCCGAGGTAATCTTGCATGTCGAGGAGTTCTTCGTTCTTGTAGCCGTCGGGAACAGTCTGCGAAAGCACCTTGTAGACGTTATTCAAATGCCGGAGCAAAATGGCTTCCATGCGCTGTAGGCCGTATTGCTTGACGTACCCGCTGAAGGTGCTGAAATTTTCGAACATTTCGCGGGCGATGCTCTTGGGCTCGATATTTACATCTACCCAAGGATGCTGTTCCGAAAATTCGTTGAAGGTGTCGTAAATAAAGTCGCGCAGGGGCTTGGGGTATTCCACCTTCTCAATTTCTTCCATGCGCTGGTTGAATTCCATGCCTTGGGCCTTGAGCTCGTCAAGTCTTGCGTTGCGAGCCCTGTTCTGCTGGATGCGCAGAATGGTTTCGGGATTTTCAACGATGCTTTCGCACAAAGTAATAACGTCTAGGGCGTATTCGGGACTTTCACGGTCCAGTTTCGGGAGCGTGTCTACCAAGTACAGCGAAAGCGGCTGGTTCATGGAAAAGTCGTCTTGCAAGTCCATGTTGACGCGCAGGTGGCTGTAACCTTCGGCAATGGGCGTAGTAAATTCGATAATGTGCTTTTCGACAAGGCTTCTGAAAAGTTGGAAAGCGCGGTGGTTGAGCTGCTTTTTGCTGGCCGCACTTTCGTGACAGTCCTTGAGCAAGTTGCGCATGGCGCGGCAGCCGTCCGTGGGACGGCTCAAAATGTTGAGGAGCATTCCGTGGCTCACCTGGAAACTGGATGTCAGCGGTTCCGGAGCGGCGGCAATCAAACGCTTGAAGGTGCTTTCGTCAAAGGGAACGTAGCCATGTTCGGGCGGTTTCTTTTTCTGGAATTTTTTGCCGGTCTGCTTGGTTTTGGCTTCCAGTTTCAAGTTCTCGATTACATGTTCGGGCGCCTGCGCCACCACGTAGCCGATGTCGTCGAAGCCCTTGCGGCCGGCGCGGCCTGCAATCTGGTGAAAGTCGCGGGCGGTCAGAATCGCCGTCTTGTCACCGCTGTATTTGCAGAGCTGCGTAAACAGAACCGTTCGAATCGGAACGTTTACTCCCACGCCGAGCGTGTCGGTACCGCAAATGACCTTGAGCAAGCCTTTCTGTGCGAGCTTTTCGCAGAGAATGCGGTACTTGGGCAAAAGTCCTGCGTGATGGAGCCCGATGCCCTGCTTGAGCCAGCGCTTGACTTCGGGCCCGTAGGGGCTGCTGAAGCGCATTTCTTTAATCGCTTCGTTAATGGCCTGCTTTTCTTCTTTATTGCAGAGATCCAGGCTCATGAAATTCTGGGCGTTGGTGGCTGCGGCAGCCTGCGTAAAATGCACTACGTAAACGGGCGCCTTGCCGCTGGACACGAGCTTTTGCACCGTGTTTGAAATTTCGGTTTCGGAATAGCTGAAATCAAGCGGAACCGGACGCTGCGAAGACCTTACGGTGACCGATTCGCGGCCCGTGTGTTTGGTCATGTCGCGTTCAAAGAATTCAGTGGCGCCGACGGTAGCGCTCATGAGCAGGAATCTTGCCTGCGGAAGCGTGAGCAGCGGAACCTGCCAAGCGACACCGCGTTCCTTGTCGGAATAGTAATGGAATTCGTCCATGACCACGTCGGTAATCGTGAGCATTCCGCCTTCACTTAGCGCCATGTTACTCAGGATTTCGGCGGTACAGCAAAGGATAGGGGCGTCATGATTGACGGTTGCGTCACCTGTCGAGAGACCTACATTCTCGGCGCCGAATTCCTTGCAGAGCGCCATCCATTTTTCGTTGACCAGGGCCTTGATGGGGCAGGTGTAAACGCTGCGGCGCCCGTGTGCCAAACTGTCAAAATGGAGTGCCAGGGCCACCATGGATTTCCCGGAGCCCGTGGGGGTATTGAGGATGACGTTTTTGCCGTCCAAAAGCTCAAGGATGGCCTCTTCTTGAGCGGGGTAGAGCGTGGTGCCGCGGGATTCTGCCCATGCCATGAACGCGTCCAATAGGGTCTCGGCGCCTTCGCCTGCGTTAAAAGGGGTTTGGGGCAAGAAATCTTTCAATGTTTTGCGGGCGTTTTCACTCATAAAGCCAAAGATAGATATTTGTGGGTAAGTCTGTTTTTCTAAATTGTAGGTGTATTGAGTCTGAAGGAATTCCATTTATGGCAACAAAGAAAAAAGAAGAAACCGACCTCGGTGAATTTTTGAAGGAGCTTGCTAAGAATTGGTACATCATGGTACCTTGTATTCTTTTGGCAGGTGCGGTTGGCGCGTTTGTCGCCCAATGGATCCGGCCGGTTTATCAAGTAGATGCCTTGCTGCAGATTGAAGCGAAGAGCAACAAGAGTGCAGGCCTGGTGGGCGGACTTGGAAATCTCTTTGCGACCAATAGCCCGGCTGAAACCGAAATGGAACTCATCAAGAGCCGTCAGGTGATGGGCTCTGCCGTCGAAAAGATGCGCCTTGACCTGGTTGCCGAACCTTTGAACAAGCTGGACCGCTTGCTGCATAAGGAAGGCCGCGTCGACTTGATGAACTTTAGCTACAATAAGGAATTGCTTCCGACCGATTTCCGCGATGAGCCCTGGTTCCTTGAAATGAGGGATTCCTTGGGCAACTTTAATCTTTATGACTATAAGGATAGCCTGGTGCTTTCGGGTGCGGTGGGCCAGACTTATCATTTTGAGTATGCGGGCGATTCGGCTGCTTTCGGCATTTTCAAGGCTGAAGTCCGCGAAGGACAGCGCTTTGCCGTGTCCAAGCTGAAACGCTTGGATGCCATTGGCCTGTTCCGCTCTGCCTTTGACGTCAAGGAAAAAGGCAAGAAGACGGGAATTCTTGAATTTTCGTACCAGGACATTTATGCAGACCGCGCTGTTGAAATTCTGAACGAGGTGGCGTCTTCTTACTTGCGCCAGAATGTGGAAGAACGCAACGCCGAAGCGCAGAAGACTCTTGAATTTTTGGAAAAGCAGTTGCCCGATGTCAAGGCCCAGATGGATTCGTCTCTCTTGAACTTGAATACCTACCGCAATCAGGTGGGCTCGGTGGATATTAACGCTGAAACGCAGTTGGTACTCCAGCGCCGTATGCGACTGCAACAGGATATCCTTTCGCTGCAGCAGAAGAAGCAAGAAGCCATTCGTCTGTTCCATTCCGAACACCCGACGGTGAAGACTCTGGAAGACCAGGAAAACGCCCTGCGTCGCGAGTTGGCTGGTACCTCTAGCGAAGTGAAGAAACTGCCTGCTACCCAGCAAGAAGTACTTAAACTCCAGAACGAAGTGGAATTGACCAAGGTCATGTACACCTCCTTGCTGAACAATATCCAGCAATTGCGCCTGGTGTCTGCCGGCGAAGTTGGCTCTGTGCGCGTCGTGGACTTTGCTGAACAGGTGACCAAGCCTGCGAAACCCAAGAAGCGCGTGATTCTTTGCATGGCCCTGTTCCTCGGATTCTTGCTTGGCGCCATGTTGGTGTCGATCAAGTCGAAGTTCAGCAGCGGCGTGAAGAGCGCTTCGTTCATCGAAAAGGAAACGGGCTATACCGTTTACGCCAAGGTACCTAAGGGCAACCCCAAGGGAACCAAGGGTACAAGGCCGCTTGCAGTGGTGGAACCGGACGATGTCGCGGTGGAATCTCTGCGTGCCCTCCGTTCTTCTCTGGAATTCTCCATGATGGACGAAGGCGGCTCCGTGGTGGGCGTGAGCGGCTTGATTCCGGGCGTGGGCAAGAGCTTTATCTCGGTGAACCTGGCTGCGTTGTTTGCGGGCCTTGGCAAGAGAGTGCTGCTGATCGATGCGGACCTTCGTAAGGGTAGACTCCACAAGGAATTCGGCATTAAGCGTGGCAATGGACTTTCCCAGGTTCTGTTGCGCGAAGTGAAGGTTGAAGATGTCATCCACAAGACGGAAGTCGAAAACCTGTTCGTGGTGCCTTGCGGCAATGTTCCGGCGAACCCGGCTGAATTGCTCGGCTCCAAGCACTACGCCGAACTGATTGAAGAATTCAAGAATAGCTATGATCTCGTGATTGTCGATACTCCGCCGATTATGCTGGTGACGGACGCTGCTCTCGCTTGCCGCGTTGCCGCCCAGATCGTGATGGTGATCGAATACAACAAGCATTCTATCGAAGCAATCAAGGATGGTATGGCGCAGATCCTCAAGGGCAATTCCAGCGCCCATGCGTCGATCGTAATCAACAAGTATGAACACAGCCGCACTGAAGGGTATGGCTACAAATACGGGAAGTACTAATGAAAGGAATCGTGCTCGCCGGAGGCTCCGGTACCAGACTCTACCCGCTGACCATGGTGACCAGTAAGCAGCTGTTGCCTGTTTACGACAAGCCCATGATCTACTACCCGCTTTCGACGCTCATGCTTGCGGGCATTCGCGACATCTTGATTATTTCGACTCCGACGGACTTGCCGAACTTTGAACGCCTGCTCGGTGACGGTTCCTCGATGGGCCTGAACTTG from Fibrobacter sp. UWB5 carries:
- a CDS encoding RNA helicase codes for the protein MSENARKTLKDFLPQTPFNAGEGAETLLDAFMAWAESRGTTLYPAQEEAILELLDGKNVILNTPTGSGKSMVALALHFDSLAHGRRSVYTCPIKALVNEKWMALCKEFGAENVGLSTGDATVNHDAPILCCTAEILSNMALSEGGMLTITDVVMDEFHYYSDKERGVAWQVPLLTLPQARFLLMSATVGATEFFERDMTKHTGRESVTVRSSQRPVPLDFSYSETEISNTVQKLVSSGKAPVYVVHFTQAAAATNAQNFMSLDLCNKEEKQAINEAIKEMRFSSPYGPEVKRWLKQGIGLHHAGLLPKYRILCEKLAQKGLLKVICGTDTLGVGVNVPIRTVLFTQLCKYSGDKTAILTARDFHQIAGRAGRKGFDDIGYVVAQAPEHVIENLKLEAKTKQTGKKFQKKKPPEHGYVPFDESTFKRLIAAAPEPLTSSFQVSHGMLLNILSRPTDGCRAMRNLLKDCHESAASKKQLNHRAFQLFRSLVEKHIIEFTTPIAEGYSHLRVNMDLQDDFSMNQPLSLYLVDTLPKLDRESPEYALDVITLCESIVENPETILRIQQNRARNARLDELKAQGMEFNQRMEEIEKVEYPKPLRDFIYDTFNEFSEQHPWVDVNIEPKSIAREMFENFSTFSGYVKQYGLQRMEAILLRHLNNVYKVLSQTVPDGYKNEELLDMQDYLGDMIRRTDSSLLEEWEKMAHPEDYQKRMEAAGATEQETAFGADKIAADITYDKKRFLTMVRQRIFQLMSALQKQAYSDVLDLLADDLAEGQMLVDGEGKPWTEPRLLEIMAAYTAEHHNFRLDVEGRSLRHTIVTYEGNIMHIQQMLQDEEDFNDWSIDFDIDLAECREAGMPLLKMARIGEV
- a CDS encoding polysaccharide biosynthesis tyrosine autokinase; translated protein: MATKKKEETDLGEFLKELAKNWYIMVPCILLAGAVGAFVAQWIRPVYQVDALLQIEAKSNKSAGLVGGLGNLFATNSPAETEMELIKSRQVMGSAVEKMRLDLVAEPLNKLDRLLHKEGRVDLMNFSYNKELLPTDFRDEPWFLEMRDSLGNFNLYDYKDSLVLSGAVGQTYHFEYAGDSAAFGIFKAEVREGQRFAVSKLKRLDAIGLFRSAFDVKEKGKKTGILEFSYQDIYADRAVEILNEVASSYLRQNVEERNAEAQKTLEFLEKQLPDVKAQMDSSLLNLNTYRNQVGSVDINAETQLVLQRRMRLQQDILSLQQKKQEAIRLFHSEHPTVKTLEDQENALRRELAGTSSEVKKLPATQQEVLKLQNEVELTKVMYTSLLNNIQQLRLVSAGEVGSVRVVDFAEQVTKPAKPKKRVILCMALFLGFLLGAMLVSIKSKFSSGVKSASFIEKETGYTVYAKVPKGNPKGTKGTRPLAVVEPDDVAVESLRALRSSLEFSMMDEGGSVVGVSGLIPGVGKSFISVNLAALFAGLGKRVLLIDADLRKGRLHKEFGIKRGNGLSQVLLREVKVEDVIHKTEVENLFVVPCGNVPANPAELLGSKHYAELIEEFKNSYDLVIVDTPPIMLVTDAALACRVAAQIVMVIEYNKHSIEAIKDGMAQILKGNSSAHASIVINKYEHSRTEGYGYKYGKY